A DNA window from Mauremys reevesii isolate NIE-2019 unplaced genomic scaffold, ASM1616193v1 Contig99, whole genome shotgun sequence contains the following coding sequences:
- the LOC120395148 gene encoding lysine-rich arabinogalactan protein 19-like, whose product MSPTDTKEEEEEDSSPITPQKPPASPSLATQKPPASPSLALVAPPPSPEQEFSDTTSSVFSCRASSSSVASGSPVFQGSVFGASLQVLQPPAPALPPPPRALPRHRQFRPPGFDLRRRYGLWLRMCLHIVNTWLQ is encoded by the exons ATGagccccactgacacca aagaggaggaggaggaggattcgtCCCCCATCAcgcctcagaagcctcccgccagccccagcctggcgacccagaagcctcccgccagccccagcctggcacttgtggcgcctcctcccagcccagagcaggagttcagtgacaCCACCAGCTCCGTATTCTCctgcagggccagcagctcctccgtggcGTCTGGGAGCCCTGTGTTTCAAGGCTCcgtctttggag cctcgctccaggtcctccagccacctgctccagccctgcctcctcctcctcgtgcTCTTCCCCGACACCGGCAATTTCGACCACCCGGCTTCGACCTCCGGCGCAGATATGGACTCTGGCTCCGGATGTGCCTGCACATAGTCAACACCTGGCTGCAGTAG